A portion of the Cervus elaphus chromosome X, mCerEla1.1, whole genome shotgun sequence genome contains these proteins:
- the LOC122689535 gene encoding 60S acidic ribosomal protein P1-like, which yields MASVSELPCTYSALILPSEVMVTEDKISALVKAAGVNVDSFWPGLFVKALASVSISSFTCHVGAGGPVPTAGAAPPEGPAPSTTAAQSEEKKVETKKKESEDPDDDMSFALFD from the coding sequence ATGGCCTCTGTCTCGGAGCTTCCTTGCACCTACTCGGCCCTCATTCTGCCCAGTGAGGTGATGGTCACAGAGGATAAGATCAGTGCCCTCGTTAAAGCAGCTGGTGTAAATGTTGACAGTTTCTGGCCAGGCTTGTTTGTAAAGGCCTTGGCCAGTGTCAGCATCAGCAGCTTCACCTGCCATGTGGGGGCTGGTGGACCTGTCCCGACAGCTGGAGCTGCACCACCAGAAGGTCCTGCCCCCTCCACCACTGCTGCCCAATCTGAGGAGAAGAaagtagaaacaaagaaaaaagaatctgaagaccCTGATGATGACATGAGCTTTGCTCTTTTTGACTAA